A part of Amycolatopsis lurida genomic DNA contains:
- a CDS encoding erythromycin esterase family protein yields the protein MTTSRTDAPSRWIHQYAHPLVTFDPEGPLADLAPLRNMVRDANLVTLGASARDTYELSAVSQRIFRFLVEALEFRSLVLEGDDITSIALDEYVRTGIGDPRALLAGARSFWRTRELLDVVGWMRRHNEQNPADPVRIANVAGISRRVAPLPDNLGDIERLLADNTIRWHEHTGHKIVYWGGMAHMVNGRTRALSAETPEDVDRSAGSYLREHFGSDHRSVGLTFHHGSASYAVPAPPADFVDATLGSTDMDAYLLDLHAPSPDPVREWLNRPAKTRLVGPAYNPAEDAVRHLSGGSLAEWFDVIVHFQEVTPAHSLDV from the coding sequence ATGACGACATCGAGGACCGACGCGCCGTCGCGGTGGATCCACCAGTACGCGCATCCCCTGGTCACCTTCGATCCCGAAGGACCACTCGCCGATCTGGCGCCACTGCGCAACATGGTGCGTGACGCGAATCTGGTCACGCTCGGCGCTTCGGCCCGCGACACGTACGAGCTTTCCGCTGTTTCCCAGCGGATATTCAGATTTCTTGTCGAGGCACTGGAATTTCGTTCTCTTGTGCTCGAAGGCGACGACATCACGAGCATCGCGCTTGACGAGTACGTGCGAACCGGAATCGGTGACCCTCGAGCGTTGCTGGCCGGCGCCAGGTCATTCTGGCGAACCAGGGAACTCCTTGATGTCGTCGGCTGGATGCGTCGCCACAACGAGCAGAACCCGGCCGACCCGGTCCGCATCGCCAACGTGGCGGGGATTTCACGTCGTGTGGCCCCTCTGCCCGACAATCTGGGCGACATCGAACGGCTGCTCGCCGACAACACGATCCGCTGGCACGAACACACCGGGCATAAGATCGTTTACTGGGGTGGCATGGCGCATATGGTGAACGGTAGGACGCGGGCCCTCTCCGCTGAAACGCCAGAGGACGTCGATCGCAGTGCGGGCAGTTACCTCAGGGAGCATTTCGGCTCCGATCACCGCTCGGTGGGGCTGACCTTCCATCACGGGTCGGCGTCCTACGCCGTCCCCGCGCCGCCGGCCGATTTCGTCGATGCCACGCTGGGAAGTACCGATATGGACGCCTATCTGCTGGATCTGCATGCCCCGAGCCCGGACCCGGTCCGGGAGTGGCTGAACCGACCGGCGAAGACCCGATTGGTCGGCCCTGCCTACAACCCCGCCGAGGATGCTGTCCGCCACCTCTCCGGTGGTTCGCTCGCCGAATGGTTCGACGTCATCGTCCACTTCCAAGAGGTGACCCCGGCCCATTCACTCGACGTCTGA
- a CDS encoding nuclear transport factor 2 family protein — MSDLGELVNDYLAIWNETDPAARRAKIDTVWAEECSYIDPMAEAHGRDQLDATIGAVQAQFPGFVFTLGEVLDIHHEQARFTWELGAEGAEAMVVGFDVAVFENGRIRDVYGFLDKIPTP, encoded by the coding sequence GTGAGCGACCTCGGCGAACTCGTCAACGACTACCTCGCGATCTGGAACGAGACCGACCCGGCCGCGCGCCGCGCCAAGATCGACACGGTGTGGGCCGAGGAATGCAGCTACATCGACCCGATGGCGGAAGCGCACGGTCGCGACCAGCTCGACGCCACGATCGGCGCGGTCCAAGCCCAGTTCCCCGGCTTCGTGTTCACCCTGGGCGAGGTCCTCGACATCCATCACGAGCAGGCCCGGTTCACCTGGGAGCTCGGGGCGGAGGGCGCCGAGGCCATGGTGGTCGGCTTCGACGTCGCGGTCTTCGAAAACGGGCGCATCCGCGACGTCTACGGCTTTCTCGACAAGATCCCCACACCTTGA
- a CDS encoding MerR family transcriptional regulator, which produces MTSGLTIGQAAAFAGVTVKTVRHYHRLGLIEEPLRDSLGYRRYGSTDVLRLVQVRTLAEAGVPLAEIDTMLGADPHQFATHLAEVKQQLTDRIQDLVARRDMVDRLAAGNRLLLPDRACALLDRAAHLGFPPDYLAQSRESLVLAKALVPWDFDDFLTQIEHSLDDAQYVALLKRTWEAGAWEPDDPRVADLATAVTDHLLANPELLAIPSSLQGRTDTAVRFGLINDYQARIAPAWNRLTALIEANLRSADIDIRGTRP; this is translated from the coding sequence GTGACGAGCGGTTTGACGATCGGTCAGGCGGCGGCCTTCGCCGGTGTCACGGTGAAGACCGTGCGGCACTATCACCGGCTCGGCCTGATCGAGGAACCCCTTCGCGACAGTCTCGGTTATCGACGTTACGGCTCGACCGACGTGCTGCGGCTGGTCCAGGTCCGAACACTGGCCGAAGCCGGCGTGCCACTGGCCGAAATCGACACCATGCTCGGCGCCGATCCGCACCAGTTCGCCACCCACCTGGCCGAGGTCAAACAACAGCTGACCGATCGGATCCAGGACCTGGTCGCGCGCCGTGACATGGTGGACCGGCTCGCCGCCGGGAACCGGCTCCTGTTGCCCGACCGCGCGTGCGCGTTGCTGGACCGCGCAGCCCACCTCGGCTTCCCCCCGGACTACCTCGCGCAGTCCCGAGAGAGCCTGGTGCTGGCCAAGGCGCTGGTCCCATGGGACTTCGACGACTTCCTTACCCAGATAGAGCACTCTCTCGACGACGCCCAGTACGTGGCCCTGCTCAAGCGCACCTGGGAGGCCGGCGCGTGGGAACCGGACGATCCGCGGGTCGCCGACCTCGCCACTGCCGTCACCGACCACCTGCTCGCCAACCCCGAGCTGCTGGCGATACCCAGCAGTCTCCAAGGCAGAACCGACACGGCGGTCCGGTTCGGATTGATCAACGATTACCAGGCGCGGATCGCGCCCGCCTGGAATCGACTGACGGCCCTCATCGAGGCCAACTTGCGCTCGGCCGACATCGACATCAGGGGCACACGACCTTGA
- a CDS encoding alpha/beta fold hydrolase translates to MTEMNYGHQTNSPWTGMVPVEDTALAVTDTGGTGTPVIYLNGSYADQKHWRRVIADLGPGWRHITYDERARGRSRRSADYSFEACVRDVSAVLAARGVVRPVLVGWSYGAVVGVHWASRNPDRALGVVPADGAYPYDLFDGGRMTRDEVRRLFRRMRWAFPVARRLGLAARMSADQHAEVNIELNEVVAEIKAVLDDLTVPVRWVVASGGNLGGDAEEMAEQRANLGPVLARNPNIKVSATVSSNHSKLLSKDFRAIANAVREVAAVGRGSR, encoded by the coding sequence ATGACCGAGATGAATTACGGGCACCAGACCAATTCGCCTTGGACCGGTATGGTGCCGGTCGAGGACACGGCGCTGGCTGTGACCGACACTGGCGGAACCGGTACTCCGGTGATTTACCTCAATGGCTCGTATGCCGATCAGAAGCATTGGCGGCGCGTCATCGCCGACTTGGGTCCGGGCTGGCGGCACATCACCTACGACGAGCGTGCCCGCGGCCGGTCGCGGCGTTCGGCGGACTATTCCTTCGAGGCGTGTGTTCGCGATGTCAGTGCCGTTCTCGCGGCGCGGGGGGTGGTCCGGCCGGTACTGGTGGGTTGGTCTTATGGTGCGGTGGTGGGGGTGCACTGGGCGAGCCGGAACCCGGACCGCGCGTTGGGCGTGGTCCCGGCCGACGGCGCGTACCCGTACGACCTGTTCGACGGTGGCCGCATGACCCGGGATGAGGTCCGCCGCCTGTTCCGCCGGATGCGCTGGGCGTTTCCGGTGGCCCGTCGGCTGGGTTTGGCCGCGCGGATGTCCGCCGACCAGCACGCCGAGGTCAACATCGAACTCAACGAGGTCGTCGCCGAGATCAAGGCTGTGCTGGACGACCTCACCGTGCCGGTGCGCTGGGTGGTCGCCTCGGGCGGGAACCTCGGTGGTGACGCCGAGGAGATGGCAGAACAACGGGCCAACCTCGGCCCGGTGCTCGCCCGTAATCCGAACATCAAGGTGAGCGCGACCGTCTCCAGCAACCATTCGAAGCTCCTGAGCAAGGACTTCCGCGCCATCGCCAACGCCGTGCGCGAGGTCGCCGCCGTCGGCAGGGGGAGCCGTTGA